GGGCTTCCATGGCGCGTTATATCTTTATCACCGGCGGCGTGGTTTCGTCCCTCGGCAAGGGGCTGGCATCCGCCGCGCTCGGGGCGCTGCTGCAAGCCCGTGGTTTCACCGTTCGGCTGCGCAAGCTGGATCCCTATCTGAATGTCGATCCCGGTACGATGTCGCCATTCGAACATGGCGAGGTCTTTGTCACAGATGACGGGGCAGAGACGGATCTGGATCTGGGTCATTACGAACGCTTCACCGGGGTGTCGGCCCGCCGCACGGATTCCGTCAGCTCGGGACGTATCTATTCCAATGTGCTGGAACGGGAACGCCGTGGTGAATACCTAGGCAAGACCATTCAAGTCATTCCCCATGTAACAAATGAAATCAAGGACTTCCTTGCCATAGGCGAGGACGAGGTCGATTTCATGCTCTGCGAGATCGGTGGCACGGTCGGCGATATCGAGGGCCTGCCCTTCTTCGAGGCGATTCGCCAGTTCAGCCAGGACCGTCCGCGTGGACAATGCATCTTCATGCACCTGACATTGCTGCCATGGCTGGCGGCATCCGGAGAACTGAAGACCAAGCCGACCCAGCACAGCGTGAAGGAATTGCGCTCGATCGGGATCGCGCCCGATGTCCTGGTCTGCCGCTCGGAGCAACCGATCCCTGAAAAGGAGCGCGCCAAGATCGCGTTGTTCTGCAATGTCCGCCCCGATGCCGTGATCCCGGCCTATGACCTGAAAACGATCTACGAAGCCCCCCTCGCCTATCATCGCGCCGGACTGGACCGGGCGGTTCTGGACGCGTTCCAGATCAGCCCCGCCCCGCGCCCCGACCTGTCACGCTGGCAGGATGTGATGGATCGGCTTGAACATGCAGAAGGCAAGGTCAGGATCGCGATCGTCGGCAAATACACCCAACTTGAGGATGCCTATAAATCCATCGCCGAGGCTCTGACTCATGGCGGCATGGCGAATCGCGTCCGGGTACGCACCGAATGGGTCGACAGCGAGAAGCTGGAAGGCGACGGCATATCCCTGCTCGACGGTTACCACGGAATCATCGTGCCGGGCGGCTTCGGAGAACGCGGCACCGAAGGCATGGTCGCCGCCGCCCGCTATGCACGCGAGAAGAAAGTGCCATATCTGGGCATTTGCCTGGGGATGCAGATGGCAGTGATCGAAGCGGCGCGAAATCTTGCGGGCATGCCCGATGCAGGCTCGGAGGAATTCGATCACGAGGCCGGCAAGACGCGGTTCACCCCGGTGGTCTACCATTTGAAGGAATGGGTGGAGGGCAATTACACGGTTCAGCGCAAATTGACGGATGACAAGGGCGGGACGATGCGTCTCGGCGCGTATACCGCCATTCTGGCGCCGGATTCCAAGGTTTCGGCGGCCTATGGCGGCGCATTGCAGATCGAGGACCGTCATCGCCACCGCTATGAGGTCGACGCGACCTATCGCGAGGCGCTGGAGAAGGTCGGTCTGTCATTTTCGGGTATGTCGCCGGATGGCAAACTGCCCGAAGTCATCGAATATCCCGATCATCCCTGGTTCATCGGCGTGCAGTCGCACCCTGAACTGAAATCCAAGCCATTCGATCCGGCGCCGCTTTTTGCCGGTTTCGTCAGGGCCGCAATGGAGGAAGGCCGGCTGGTGTAAACCAACCGGCCCCGTCGTTCCACGTTCGATCCCGCGCCGGCGCAATTTCCGCGCCGGTCATCATTGGTTAAGCGGCCTCGCCTTGTGACGCGTCGCCGAGTTCGATCAAGCGCAGCACATGGTCATTGTGATCACCCAACTGGTGGTCGATCATGACCAGGCGCTTGGCGTAATGCGCACCGGGATATTCCCAGGTCATGCCGATACCGCCATGCATCTGGACCGCCTCTTCCGAGATTTTCCGGCCCATCCGCCCGATCAGGTTCTTGGCCATCGATACGTTGCGCGCCTGGTCCTTCGCGCCGAAACCGGCCACCGCCGCGATGGTGATCGAACGGCATTGCTCCAGCTCGACCAGCATATCCACCAAGCGGTGCTGCAAGGCCTGGAAACTCGCGATGGGTCGACCGAATTGCTGACGCTGTCCCAGGTAATCCTGCGTCAGGTCGATCAAATGCGCCATCGCACCCACCGCCTCGGCGCAAAGGGCGATACGACCCATATCCAGCGCGTCCTCCAGTTCGGACCGGCAGTCCGAGGACAGGCACTCCGCCTTCAGCTCATCCATCACCAGATCCGACACACCGCCGCCATCGACCATCGTGGCAGAAATCAGCTCAGGGCTGTTGACGAGGAACAGGCCAATACCCACCTCGGTTCGCGCCGCAACCAGCAGATGGTCAGCACCCGGCGCGCCATAGATGGCGGATTTCCGACCCGACAGCCGCCAATCATCACCGTCTTGCCGCGCCTTTGCCTCGAGATGCGACAGGTCGCAGGCAACATTCGGTTCATAAACGGCCAGGGCGGTGCGTGCCGTGCCCGCCACCATCGCTTCGACCAGATCGTCACGGCCAAGGCCCGCCAGCAGGCGCACCCCCATCAGCGCGCCCAGCAGAGGTTCTGCGCATAAACCCCGCCCGATCTCCTCGAAGATGACCGAGACATCCTCGGCGCTGCCACCGAAGCCGCCCTGTTCTTCGCTGATGAAGGCACCGACGATGCCAATTTCCGCCAGCCCGGCCCAGGTCTCGGGTGAATGCCACGGTTCGGCATATACCTGCGCGTTGCGTGTCTCGATATCGTAATTGTCGGTCAGATAGCGGCGGAGGCTGTCCGCCAGCATCTGGTGGTCCTCGGAAAGATTGAAGTCCATGGGATCACCTCCGGTACAGCTCTTTGGCAACGATGTTGCGCTGGATTTCATTCGAACCGCCGAAGATCGACAGCTTGCGATTGTTGAAATAGGCGGGGGCCGCGCGGGCGGCTTCGACCGGCACGGTCAATTCGTTCTCGGACAACTCGTCGGCCATCGGCGCGGCCTGCGGCCCGAGAGCCGAGCGATACAGGTCCTGGATCGCCTGCCGCACCTGCGTGCCCTTGAGTTTCAGCATCGAGCTTTCGATACCGCCTGCCGCCCCGCCCTTCGCATTGGCCAGCATCCGCAGATTGGTGATCCGCAATGCCTCCAGCTCGATCTCGATCTCGGCGGCACGGGCGGCATAAATCGGATTGTCGGCGATCTTGCGGCTGTCGCGGGTGATTTGCCCTGCCAGGCGATGAAAGCGCTCCATGTCCTTGATCGAGAAACCGGTCCCAGCGATATTGGTGCGTTCATGCGTCAGCAGGTATTTGGCGATGGTCCAGCCCTGATTTTCCTCTCCCACCAGGTTGGCGGCGGGGACGCGGGCATCGGTGAAGAACACCTCGTTCACCTCGTGCCCGCCCTCGATCAGCCGGATCGGGCGCATCTCGACGCCCGGTGTGTCCAGATCGACCAGCAGGAAGCTGATCCCCTCTTGCGGCTTGCCCTCGGTCGAGGTCCGCACGAGGCAGAAAATCTTGTTGGCGTGCTGGCCAAGCGTGGTCCAGGTCTTCTGCCCGTTGACCACGTAATGATCGCCGTCACGCACCGCGCGGGTCTTGAGACTGGCCAGATCGGACCCCGCCCCCGGCTCGGAATAGCCCTGGCACCACCAGTCGCTTCCATCCAGGATCCGGGGCAGGATCTCGCGCCTCTGCTCTTCGGTGCCGAATTTGAGCAATACCGGCCCCAGCATGTTCAGGCCGAAGGGCACCAGACGCGGGGCACTGTGCAGCGCACATTCCTCGGCAAAGATATGGCGCTCGACGGCGCTCCAGCCCGGGCCGCCATATTCCTCGGGCCAAGTTGCCGCCAGCCAGCCGCGCTCGTGCAGGATCGCCTGCCAGCGCAGCAGATCCTCTTTCGAAAGCTCCTTGCCCGCGGCCACTTTCTCGGACAGTTCTTCGGGCAGGTTGTCTTTCAGGAACGCACGCACCTCTTCGCGGAACGCGCGCTCTTCGGAAGTGAATTCGAGGTCCATCCGTTCATTCCTTGTTCAAATCGGCAAAGCTGCGGCCAGAATCGGCCAATTCGCGCAAGAGCGGCGGAACCTGCCAGTAATGCGCGTCTTCCTTAGCATAGGTCTCGATCCGCTCGATCAGCGCCTTGGCTCCGATCCGATCGGCATAGTTGAGCGGCCCGCCCAGATGGCGCGGGAAGCCATAGCCGAACAGGAACACCGCATCGACATCGACGGGGCGCTGCGCGATCCCTTCCTGCACGACGCGGGCGGCTTCGGAAATCATCGCGGTCATGTAGCGGGCGGTGATATCCTCGTCGCTGAATTCGCGTGGGGTTACACCCGCGGCCTTGCGCTCGGCTTCGACGATGGCGACGGCATCGGGGTTCGGCTTGCGCGTCTTGGGATCGTCATAGAGATAATAGCCGCGCCCGGTCTTGCGCCCGAACCAGCCATTCTCGCAGATCCGGTCGGCGATGGTGACATAGCGTTCCTCGGCCGGCCGGTCCGGTGCCTTGCGCTTGCGGGTGGCCCAACCGATATCCAGCCCGGCCAGGTCGCCCACGGCAAAGGGCCCCATCGCGAAACCGAAATCCTCCAGCGCCCGGTCGATCTGCTCGAAACCTGCGCCGTCCAGCATCATGTAATCCGCCGCCTTGCGGTAATGGGCGAGGATGCGATTGCCGATGAAACCGTCGCAAACGCCCGAGCGCACTGCGACCTTCTTCATCCGCCCCGCCAATGCCCAAGCGGTCGCGACCACCTCGGGTGCGGTCTTGTCCGCCACCACGACCTCGAGCAGCCGCATGACATGGGCGGGAGAGAAGAAATGCAGCCCGATCACGTCCTGCGGGCGCGAGGTCATGTCGGCAATCGCATTCACGTCAAGATAAGAGGTATTCGTGCCAAGAATCGCGCCGGGTTTGCAGATCCGGTCAAGCTTGCCAAAGATCTCGGCCTTGACCGACATCTCCTCGAACACCGCCTCGATCACCAGATCGACAGAGGCGAGGCTTTCCAGATCGGTCGTTGCATTCAGGGCCGCCAGTGCCTTATCGCGTCCCTCCGCCGTCATCTTGCTGCGCTTCACTGCGCCATCAAGGTTCTTGGTCACGGCGGCCTCCGCCGCCTCGGCCCGCTCGGGTGCCATCTCGATCAGCGTCACCGGGATGCCGGC
This region of Paracoccus saliphilus genomic DNA includes:
- a CDS encoding acyl-CoA dehydrogenase family protein, producing MDLEFTSEERAFREEVRAFLKDNLPEELSEKVAAGKELSKEDLLRWQAILHERGWLAATWPEEYGGPGWSAVERHIFAEECALHSAPRLVPFGLNMLGPVLLKFGTEEQRREILPRILDGSDWWCQGYSEPGAGSDLASLKTRAVRDGDHYVVNGQKTWTTLGQHANKIFCLVRTSTEGKPQEGISFLLVDLDTPGVEMRPIRLIEGGHEVNEVFFTDARVPAANLVGEENQGWTIAKYLLTHERTNIAGTGFSIKDMERFHRLAGQITRDSRKIADNPIYAARAAEIEIELEALRITNLRMLANAKGGAAGGIESSMLKLKGTQVRQAIQDLYRSALGPQAAPMADELSENELTVPVEAARAAPAYFNNRKLSIFGGSNEIQRNIVAKELYRR
- a CDS encoding acyl-CoA dehydrogenase family protein — protein: MDFNLSEDHQMLADSLRRYLTDNYDIETRNAQVYAEPWHSPETWAGLAEIGIVGAFISEEQGGFGGSAEDVSVIFEEIGRGLCAEPLLGALMGVRLLAGLGRDDLVEAMVAGTARTALAVYEPNVACDLSHLEAKARQDGDDWRLSGRKSAIYGAPGADHLLVAARTEVGIGLFLVNSPELISATMVDGGGVSDLVMDELKAECLSSDCRSELEDALDMGRIALCAEAVGAMAHLIDLTQDYLGQRQQFGRPIASFQALQHRLVDMLVELEQCRSITIAAVAGFGAKDQARNVSMAKNLIGRMGRKISEEAVQMHGGIGMTWEYPGAHYAKRLVMIDHQLGDHNDHVLRLIELGDASQGEAA
- a CDS encoding CTP synthase, giving the protein MARYIFITGGVVSSLGKGLASAALGALLQARGFTVRLRKLDPYLNVDPGTMSPFEHGEVFVTDDGAETDLDLGHYERFTGVSARRTDSVSSGRIYSNVLERERRGEYLGKTIQVIPHVTNEIKDFLAIGEDEVDFMLCEIGGTVGDIEGLPFFEAIRQFSQDRPRGQCIFMHLTLLPWLAASGELKTKPTQHSVKELRSIGIAPDVLVCRSEQPIPEKERAKIALFCNVRPDAVIPAYDLKTIYEAPLAYHRAGLDRAVLDAFQISPAPRPDLSRWQDVMDRLEHAEGKVRIAIVGKYTQLEDAYKSIAEALTHGGMANRVRVRTEWVDSEKLEGDGISLLDGYHGIIVPGGFGERGTEGMVAAARYAREKKVPYLGICLGMQMAVIEAARNLAGMPDAGSEEFDHEAGKTRFTPVVYHLKEWVEGNYTVQRKLTDDKGGTMRLGAYTAILAPDSKVSAAYGGALQIEDRHRHRYEVDATYREALEKVGLSFSGMSPDGKLPEVIEYPDHPWFIGVQSHPELKSKPFDPAPLFAGFVRAAMEEGRLV
- a CDS encoding 3-hydroxyacyl-CoA dehydrogenase NAD-binding domain-containing protein, which codes for MSQSEVTPVRVETEGDIGLICLNNPPVNALGAAVRQGLSDAIDKLNADPQIRVIAIHGEGRALSAGADIREFGKPPVGPRLPDLLDRIEASDKPVIAVVHGTTLGGGLELALSCHARIGLPGARVGLPEVSLGLLPGAGGTQRLPRLIAVEKAIDIISSGRRVPVDEAKDLGIVDRIDDSAPREAALAGAKAALDGSLPTRRTAEIAVDLDPALIEAATERLRKKRPALAAPIKAVEAVAQIAKPFAEGLKAERALFMELMDSPDRQGLIHAFNAERAVKRIPEAQAEPRKVETAGVIGGGTMGVGIATALLQAGIPVTLIEMAPERAEAAEAAVTKNLDGAVKRSKMTAEGRDKALAALNATTDLESLASVDLVIEAVFEEMSVKAEIFGKLDRICKPGAILGTNTSYLDVNAIADMTSRPQDVIGLHFFSPAHVMRLLEVVVADKTAPEVVATAWALAGRMKKVAVRSGVCDGFIGNRILAHYRKAADYMMLDGAGFEQIDRALEDFGFAMGPFAVGDLAGLDIGWATRKRKAPDRPAEERYVTIADRICENGWFGRKTGRGYYLYDDPKTRKPNPDAVAIVEAERKAAGVTPREFSDEDITARYMTAMISEAARVVQEGIAQRPVDVDAVFLFGYGFPRHLGGPLNYADRIGAKALIERIETYAKEDAHYWQVPPLLRELADSGRSFADLNKE